The Halomonas sp. 7T genome contains a region encoding:
- the secY gene encoding preprotein translocase subunit SecY gives MAKSGNMPAMGSGLSELWARLRFVLLAIVVYRIGAHIPVPGINPDQLAALFREQQGTILGMFNMFSGGALERMSVLALGIMPYISASIIMQLMTAVSPHLEQLKKEGEAGRRKISQYTRYGTVILAFVQATGMSVGLASQGIAYSADFSFYFTAIVTFVSGAVFMMWLGEQITEKGIGNGISLLIFAGIVAGLPSAVGQAFELARNEGAWNVLPLLALSVLGIATVAFVVFIERGQRRLKVNYPRRQVGNKMYAGQSSYLPLKVNMAGVIPAIFASSILLFPASIGQWVGAGEGMEWLQRASQALGPGQPLYILLFAAAVVFFCFFYTALVFNPKDVADNLKKSGAFLPGIRPGEQTARYIDKVMTRLTLFGALYITAVSLMPQFLIVAWNVPFFFGGTSLLIVVVVIMDFMAQVQSHLMSHQYDSVMKKSNLKGYGSGGIMR, from the coding sequence ATGGCCAAGTCAGGAAATATGCCGGCGATGGGCAGCGGTCTGAGTGAACTGTGGGCGCGTTTGCGCTTCGTGCTCCTCGCCATCGTGGTGTACCGTATTGGTGCCCACATTCCCGTTCCCGGTATCAATCCTGACCAGCTTGCTGCCTTGTTTAGGGAGCAACAGGGCACCATCCTGGGCATGTTTAACATGTTCTCGGGTGGCGCCCTGGAGCGCATGAGCGTCCTCGCCTTGGGCATTATGCCTTATATTTCGGCGTCGATTATCATGCAGCTCATGACTGCGGTCTCCCCTCATCTTGAACAGCTCAAGAAAGAGGGTGAGGCTGGCCGCCGCAAGATCAGCCAGTACACCCGCTACGGCACGGTGATACTGGCATTTGTCCAGGCTACCGGCATGTCCGTCGGCCTGGCTAGCCAAGGCATCGCGTACAGCGCTGACTTCAGCTTCTATTTCACCGCTATCGTCACGTTTGTGTCGGGCGCAGTGTTTATGATGTGGCTAGGTGAGCAGATCACTGAGAAGGGCATCGGCAACGGTATTTCGCTGCTGATCTTCGCGGGGATCGTCGCTGGGCTGCCCAGTGCCGTGGGGCAAGCGTTTGAGCTTGCTCGCAATGAAGGGGCCTGGAATGTTCTCCCGCTGTTAGCGCTGTCAGTGCTAGGTATTGCGACCGTAGCGTTTGTGGTATTCATTGAGCGCGGCCAACGCCGCTTGAAAGTGAATTACCCACGGCGTCAGGTGGGCAATAAGATGTATGCAGGCCAAAGTAGCTACCTGCCCCTGAAGGTGAATATGGCCGGCGTTATTCCGGCAATTTTTGCTTCCAGTATTCTGCTCTTCCCGGCGTCGATCGGTCAGTGGGTGGGTGCTGGTGAAGGGATGGAGTGGTTGCAGCGTGCATCACAAGCGTTAGGCCCTGGCCAACCGCTTTACATCTTGCTTTTCGCGGCGGCAGTGGTATTCTTCTGCTTCTTTTACACAGCGCTGGTCTTCAACCCTAAGGATGTGGCTGACAATCTTAAAAAGTCAGGCGCCTTCCTGCCGGGCATTCGCCCCGGCGAGCAGACCGCTCGCTATATCGATAAAGTAATGACCCGTCTTACTTTGTTCGGTGCCTTGTATATCACTGCGGTTTCCTTGATGCCTCAGTTCTTGATCGTAGCGTGGAACGTGCCATTTTTCTTTGGCGGAACATCGTTACTGATTGTAGTTGTGGTCATCATGGACTTCATGGCTCAGGTGCAGTCGCATCTCATGTCGCATCAATATGACTCGGTGATGAAGAAGTCCAACCTGAAAGGCTACGGTAGCGGCGGCATAATGCGCTAA
- the rplO gene encoding 50S ribosomal protein L15 codes for MKLNTLSPAPGSKHAEKRVGRGIGSGLGKTGGRGHKGQKSRSGGSVKPGFEGGQMPLQRRLPKFGFTSAKSMVSEEVRLAELAKVAGDEVTMETLKQANVLKDATLHAKIILSGELKKAVTVRGIKVTKGAREAIEAAGGKVED; via the coding sequence ATGAAACTCAATACCCTGAGTCCGGCACCGGGCTCCAAACACGCTGAGAAGCGCGTTGGTCGTGGTATCGGTTCCGGTCTTGGTAAGACTGGCGGCCGTGGCCACAAAGGTCAGAAATCACGCAGTGGCGGTAGCGTCAAGCCTGGTTTCGAAGGTGGTCAGATGCCGTTGCAGCGCCGTTTGCCGAAGTTCGGTTTTACGTCCGCTAAGTCAATGGTATCTGAAGAAGTACGCCTGGCTGAACTTGCTAAAGTTGCCGGTGACGAAGTCACTATGGAAACGTTAAAGCAAGCCAACGTGCTAAAGGATGCAACGCTGCATGCGAAGATCATCCTTTCCGGCGAACTGAAAAAGGCGGTTACCGTTCGTGGAATCAAGGTCACCAAAGGTGCCCGTGAAGCGATCGAAGCCGCCGGCGGCAAGGTAGAGGACTAA
- the rpmD gene encoding 50S ribosomal protein L30, which yields MAATIKVTQIRSTIGVLPKHKATMKGLGLRRIGHSVELEDTPAVRGMIHKVNYLVRVEGE from the coding sequence ATGGCAGCAACGATCAAGGTTACCCAGATCCGCAGCACCATCGGCGTTTTACCCAAGCACAAGGCTACTATGAAGGGCCTGGGTCTGCGTCGCATCGGTCACTCGGTTGAACTGGAAGACACCCCTGCCGTACGCGGCATGATTCACAAGGTTAACTACCTTGTGCGCGTTGAGGGAGAGTAA
- the rpsE gene encoding 30S ribosomal protein S5 — protein MAKNEQQSGDLQEKLVQVNRVAKVVKGGRIFGFTALTVVGDGKGRVGFGRGKAREVPVAIQKAMDQARRNMVKVNLAGHTLQYPVKARHGASKVYMQPASEGTGIIAGGAMRSVLELAGVHDVLAKCYGSTNPVNVVRATVKGLSAMQAPEDIAAKRGLSVEAITG, from the coding sequence ATGGCGAAGAACGAACAGCAAAGCGGTGATCTGCAAGAGAAGTTAGTGCAGGTCAACCGCGTCGCCAAGGTGGTCAAAGGTGGTCGTATTTTCGGCTTCACCGCGCTGACCGTCGTTGGTGATGGTAAAGGTCGTGTCGGTTTTGGTCGTGGCAAGGCGCGTGAAGTGCCGGTCGCGATTCAGAAAGCGATGGATCAAGCTCGTCGCAACATGGTCAAGGTTAACCTTGCTGGCCACACGCTGCAGTATCCGGTGAAAGCCCGTCACGGTGCTTCTAAGGTTTACATGCAGCCGGCTTCTGAAGGTACCGGAATCATCGCTGGTGGTGCTATGCGCTCTGTATTAGAGCTTGCTGGCGTCCACGATGTACTGGCCAAGTGCTACGGTTCCACCAACCCGGTTAACGTGGTACGAGCGACTGTTAAAGGTCTCTCCGCCATGCAAGCACCGGAAGACATCGCCGCTAAGCGCGGTCTGTCTGTCGAAGCGATCACGGGGTAA
- the rplR gene encoding 50S ribosomal protein L18 — protein sequence MNAKKESRLRRARRARAKIRELGVYRLCVNRTPRHIYAQIISPDGGKVLASASTLDKALREGATGNSDAASKVGALIAERAKEAGITQVAFDRAGFKYHGRVKALADAAREGGLEF from the coding sequence ATGAACGCGAAGAAAGAATCTCGTCTCCGTCGTGCCCGCCGCGCTCGCGCCAAGATCCGCGAGCTGGGCGTGTATCGCCTGTGCGTCAACCGTACCCCGCGTCACATCTATGCGCAGATTATCTCGCCGGATGGTGGCAAAGTGTTGGCCAGCGCATCTACGCTGGACAAAGCACTGCGTGAGGGTGCGACCGGTAATTCAGACGCGGCCTCTAAGGTCGGTGCACTGATTGCCGAACGCGCTAAAGAAGCAGGCATCACCCAGGTGGCCTTCGATCGTGCTGGCTTTAAGTATCACGGTCGCGTTAAGGCTCTGGCCGACGCCGCTCGTGAAGGCGGCCTGGAATTCTAA
- the rplF gene encoding 50S ribosomal protein L6 translates to MSRIAKYPVKVPAGVEIKIDAGQLTAKGGQGTLSLAIHQDVVIGQEDGQLTFAPSESAKSWAMAGTTRALVQNLVTGVSEGFTKTLEIVGVGYRAQAKGQTLNLSLGFSHPVDYELPKGVSAETPKNTVIVLKSADKQMLGQCAAEIRAFRPPEPYKGKGVRYADEQVRRKEAKKK, encoded by the coding sequence ATGTCCCGCATAGCGAAATATCCGGTTAAAGTGCCTGCCGGTGTCGAGATCAAAATCGACGCTGGTCAGCTGACCGCCAAAGGCGGCCAAGGCACGCTGTCTCTCGCCATTCACCAAGACGTGGTGATTGGCCAAGAAGATGGCCAGCTGACCTTCGCCCCAAGTGAGTCTGCCAAGAGCTGGGCAATGGCCGGTACTACCCGCGCCTTGGTTCAGAACCTGGTTACGGGCGTATCCGAGGGTTTCACAAAAACTCTCGAAATTGTAGGCGTCGGTTATCGTGCCCAAGCTAAGGGCCAGACGCTCAATCTTTCACTGGGCTTCTCGCACCCGGTCGACTATGAACTGCCTAAGGGTGTCTCAGCGGAAACGCCGAAAAACACCGTGATCGTGCTGAAAAGCGCGGACAAGCAGATGCTCGGCCAGTGCGCCGCGGAAATCCGCGCCTTCCGTCCGCCAGAGCCGTATAAAGGCAAAGGTGTACGGTACGCCGACGAGCAGGTGCGTCGCAAAGAAGCCAAGAAGAAGTAA
- the rpsH gene encoding 30S ribosomal protein S8, translating to MSMQDTLADMFTRIRNAQMATKETATMPSSKLKVEVARVLKQEGYIADFSVAEGVKPELTITLKYFEGKPVIEHIQRVSKPSLRQYKGKDNLPKVADGLGIAIVTTSNGVMTDRAARQAGVGGEVICTVF from the coding sequence ATGAGCATGCAAGACACTCTGGCGGATATGTTTACCCGTATCCGCAATGCGCAGATGGCCACCAAGGAGACGGCTACCATGCCGTCCTCCAAGCTGAAAGTTGAAGTGGCCCGAGTGCTAAAGCAAGAAGGCTACATTGCCGACTTTTCGGTGGCTGAAGGCGTTAAGCCCGAGCTCACCATTACGCTCAAGTACTTTGAGGGTAAGCCGGTAATTGAGCACATTCAGCGGGTTTCCAAGCCGTCTCTGCGCCAGTACAAGGGCAAGGACAACCTGCCTAAGGTCGCCGATGGTCTGGGTATCGCGATTGTCACCACCTCTAATGGTGTCATGACCGATCGTGCCGCGCGCCAAGCAGGCGTCGGTGGCGAAGTCATCTGCACCGTATTCTAG
- the rpsN gene encoding 30S ribosomal protein S14 has translation MAKKSMVERELKRTQLVEKYAAKRAELKKIISDVNASEEDRFEATLKLQQLPRDSSPVRQRNRCRVTGRPHGFYNKFGLGRNKLREAAMRGDVPGLKKSSW, from the coding sequence ATGGCTAAGAAAAGTATGGTAGAGCGTGAGCTCAAGCGTACTCAGCTAGTCGAGAAGTATGCGGCTAAGCGCGCAGAGCTCAAGAAAATCATCTCGGACGTGAACGCTTCTGAAGAAGATCGTTTCGAGGCGACGCTGAAGCTGCAGCAACTGCCGCGCGACTCAAGCCCGGTGCGTCAGCGTAACCGCTGCCGCGTGACTGGCCGTCCGCACGGTTTTTACAACAAGTTCGGCCTCGGCCGTAACAAGCTGCGTGAAGCCGCCATGCGTGGCGACGTCCCTGGTCTGAAAAAGTCCAGCTGGTAA
- the rplE gene encoding 50S ribosomal protein L5 yields the protein MANLKERYQNEVVAQLKEQFSYANVMQVPRITKVTLNMGIGEAVSDKKLIDNAIGDMEKLSGQKPLVTKARKSIAGFKVREGWPIGIKVTLRAERMWDFLDRLVYIAIPRVRDFRGLNPKSFDGRGNYSMGVREQIIFPEIEYDKIDRVRGLDVTITTTANTDEEGRALLAALNFPFKK from the coding sequence ATGGCGAACTTGAAAGAACGTTATCAAAACGAGGTTGTAGCTCAGCTCAAAGAGCAGTTCAGCTACGCCAACGTAATGCAGGTACCCCGGATCACGAAAGTGACTCTGAACATGGGTATCGGCGAAGCGGTCAGCGATAAAAAACTGATCGACAATGCCATCGGCGACATGGAGAAACTCTCCGGTCAAAAGCCGCTGGTGACCAAGGCACGCAAGTCCATCGCGGGCTTCAAGGTGCGCGAAGGTTGGCCGATCGGTATTAAAGTAACGCTGCGCGCTGAGCGTATGTGGGACTTCCTAGACCGCTTGGTTTACATCGCAATTCCCCGCGTGCGTGACTTCCGTGGTCTCAACCCGAAGTCCTTTGACGGTCGCGGCAATTACTCTATGGGTGTGCGTGAGCAGATCATCTTCCCGGAGATCGAGTATGATAAAATCGATCGCGTTCGGGGGCTGGACGTCACTATCACTACTACCGCCAACACCGACGAGGAAGGTCGTGCGCTGCTAGCAGCGCTGAACTTCCCGTTCAAGAAATAA
- the rplX gene encoding 50S ribosomal protein L24: protein MQKIKRDDEVIVIAGKDKGKRGTVKRVLENRFLVSGVNMIKRHTKPNPMAGNQGGIVEREAPIHASNVAIFNSETGKADRVGFQVKEDGTKVRIYKSTQTQIDA from the coding sequence ATGCAAAAGATCAAACGTGACGATGAAGTCATCGTCATCGCCGGGAAGGATAAAGGCAAGCGTGGCACCGTTAAGCGGGTATTAGAAAACCGTTTCTTGGTGTCCGGTGTGAACATGATTAAGCGTCACACCAAGCCGAATCCCATGGCGGGTAATCAGGGCGGTATCGTCGAGCGTGAGGCTCCGATTCACGCGTCCAACGTAGCGATCTTCAATTCGGAGACCGGTAAGGCGGATCGCGTCGGCTTCCAAGTTAAGGAAGACGGTACCAAGGTACGTATCTACAAGTCGACGCAGACGCAGATCGACGCCTAA
- the rplN gene encoding 50S ribosomal protein L14, giving the protein MIQTQTMLDVADNSGARRVQCIKVLGGSHRRYARVGDVIKVTVKEAIPRGKVKKGQVLKAVVVRTRSGVRRSDGSLIRFDGNAAVLLNNTNEQPIGTRIFGPVTRELRNEKFMKIISLAPEVL; this is encoded by the coding sequence ATGATTCAGACTCAGACAATGCTGGATGTCGCCGACAACAGCGGAGCGCGCCGGGTGCAATGCATCAAGGTGCTAGGCGGTTCACACCGTCGCTACGCCCGCGTTGGTGATGTCATTAAAGTAACGGTGAAAGAAGCGATTCCGCGCGGTAAGGTCAAAAAAGGCCAAGTGCTGAAAGCGGTTGTCGTTCGGACCCGTAGTGGCGTCCGTCGTAGTGACGGTTCGCTGATCCGTTTCGATGGAAATGCGGCAGTTTTGTTGAATAATACCAACGAACAGCCGATCGGCACGCGTATCTTCGGGCCGGTTACTCGTGAACTTCGTAACGAGAAGTTTATGAAGATCATTTCCCTAGCGCCTGAAGTGCTGTAA
- the rpsQ gene encoding 30S ribosomal protein S17, with translation MAEEKKARTLTGKVVSDKMDKSIVVMIERRERHPIYGKYVKRSTKLHAHDEANQAKAGDTVSIQECRPLSKKKAWTLVEVVEQAKG, from the coding sequence ATGGCCGAAGAAAAGAAAGCACGTACGCTCACCGGCAAGGTGGTGAGCGACAAGATGGATAAATCCATCGTCGTTATGATCGAGCGCCGTGAGCGTCACCCGATCTACGGAAAATACGTTAAGCGCTCCACCAAGCTGCACGCCCATGATGAGGCGAACCAGGCTAAGGCAGGCGATACGGTTTCCATTCAGGAGTGCCGTCCGCTTTCCAAGAAGAAAGCCTGGACGCTGGTCGAGGTGGTCGAGCAGGCCAAGGGTTAA
- the rpmC gene encoding 50S ribosomal protein L29 has protein sequence MKAQEIREKSAGELQEQLLELLREQFNLRMQKATGQLSQTHLLKQVRRDIARVKTMLNEKAGD, from the coding sequence ATGAAAGCCCAGGAAATTCGTGAAAAGTCCGCAGGAGAGCTCCAAGAGCAGCTCCTCGAGCTCCTCCGCGAGCAGTTCAACCTGCGCATGCAGAAGGCCACTGGCCAACTGAGCCAGACTCATCTGCTCAAGCAGGTCCGTCGGGATATCGCCCGCGTGAAGACTATGCTCAACGAGAAGGCAGGTGATTGA
- the rplP gene encoding 50S ribosomal protein L16 yields the protein MLQPKRMKFRKMMKGRNRGLAHRGSKISFGEYGLKATGRGRITARQIEAGRRAITRHVKRGGKIWIRVFPDKPISKKPLEVRMGKGKGSVEYWVAQIQPGRVLYEIEGVSEELAREAFELAAQKMPLSTTFAKRTVM from the coding sequence ATGTTACAGCCCAAGCGTATGAAATTCCGTAAGATGATGAAAGGCCGCAACCGTGGCTTAGCACATCGCGGAAGCAAGATCAGCTTCGGGGAGTACGGTCTCAAAGCAACCGGTCGTGGCCGCATCACTGCGCGCCAGATCGAAGCCGGCCGTCGTGCGATCACACGTCACGTTAAGCGTGGCGGTAAGATTTGGATCCGCGTCTTCCCTGATAAGCCGATTTCCAAAAAACCGCTCGAAGTTCGTATGGGTAAAGGTAAAGGTTCTGTTGAGTACTGGGTAGCCCAGATCCAACCGGGTCGGGTCCTGTATGAAATTGAAGGTGTATCCGAAGAGCTGGCCCGTGAAGCATTTGAGCTGGCCGCCCAAAAGATGCCCCTGTCCACCACCTTTGCAAAACGGACGGTGATGTGA
- the rpsC gene encoding 30S ribosomal protein S3 encodes MGQKVNPTGIRLGIVKDHASVWYAERGAYADKLNNDLEVRSFLEERLKNASVSRIHIERPANNARITIHTARPGIVIGKKGEDVDRLRRDLAEMMGVPVHVNIEEVRKPELDAKLVAANVAGQLERRVMFRRAMKRAVQNAMRLGAGGIKIQLSGRLGGAEIARTEWYREGRVPLHTLRADIDYATYEAHTTYGVIGVKVWIFKGEILGGIEEVRAKAKQQQPAGNAPKKKGSR; translated from the coding sequence ATGGGTCAGAAAGTCAATCCAACAGGCATTCGACTGGGCATCGTCAAAGACCATGCTTCTGTCTGGTATGCCGAGCGCGGCGCCTATGCCGATAAGCTCAATAACGATCTCGAAGTGCGCAGCTTCCTGGAAGAGCGTCTGAAAAACGCCTCCGTAAGCCGCATTCACATCGAGCGTCCGGCCAATAATGCCCGCATCACCATTCACACTGCCCGTCCGGGTATCGTGATTGGCAAGAAAGGTGAAGATGTCGACCGTCTGCGTCGTGATCTCGCCGAGATGATGGGTGTTCCGGTTCATGTGAACATTGAAGAAGTTCGCAAGCCGGAGCTGGATGCCAAGCTAGTCGCTGCTAACGTAGCGGGCCAGCTTGAGCGTCGCGTGATGTTCCGTCGTGCTATGAAGCGCGCGGTACAGAACGCAATGCGTCTTGGCGCTGGCGGCATCAAGATTCAGCTGTCAGGTCGTCTGGGTGGTGCTGAAATCGCACGTACCGAATGGTACCGCGAAGGTCGCGTTCCGTTGCACACGTTGCGTGCGGATATCGACTACGCCACTTACGAAGCTCACACCACCTACGGCGTTATCGGCGTCAAAGTGTGGATCTTCAAGGGTGAAATCCTCGGCGGTATCGAGGAAGTTCGTGCCAAGGCTAAGCAACAGCAGCCTGCCGGCAACGCGCCCAAGAAGAAAGGTTCCAGGTAA
- the rplV gene encoding 50S ribosomal protein L22, with amino-acid sequence MEVTAKLRGARLSAQKARLVADQVRGKPVAEALDLLTFSPKKAAQLVKKVLQSAIANAEENNGMDIDELRVSTICVDEGMTLKRIKPRAKGRADRILKRTCHITVKVAEK; translated from the coding sequence ATGGAAGTCACAGCTAAGCTGCGTGGCGCTCGTTTATCCGCCCAGAAGGCCCGTTTGGTGGCTGACCAGGTGCGCGGTAAACCGGTCGCCGAAGCACTCGACCTGCTGACCTTCTCACCGAAGAAGGCTGCTCAATTGGTCAAAAAAGTGCTGCAGTCCGCCATTGCAAACGCGGAAGAAAATAACGGCATGGATATCGACGAGCTGCGTGTCTCGACCATCTGCGTCGATGAGGGCATGACGCTCAAGCGTATCAAGCCGCGTGCCAAAGGGCGTGCGGATCGTATCTTGAAGCGCACCTGCCACATCACCGTCAAGGTAGCCGAGAAGTAG
- the rpsS gene encoding 30S ribosomal protein S19, with product MPRSLKKGPFIDLHLLKKVEAAVEKNDRKPIKTWSRRSMILPNMVGLTIAVHNGRQHVPVHVSEEMVGHKLGEFAATRTYRGHVADKKAKR from the coding sequence GTGCCACGTTCACTAAAGAAAGGTCCCTTCATTGACCTTCATCTTTTGAAGAAGGTAGAGGCTGCAGTGGAGAAGAACGATCGCAAACCGATCAAGACTTGGTCGCGTCGTTCGATGATCCTGCCAAACATGGTAGGCCTCACTATCGCGGTCCATAATGGTCGCCAACACGTCCCGGTGCATGTTTCCGAGGAAATGGTTGGTCACAAATTGGGCGAATTCGCTGCTACCCGTACATATCGCGGGCATGTGGCGGACAAGAAAGCCAAACGGTAA
- the rplB gene encoding 50S ribosomal protein L2 — protein sequence MAIVKTKPTSAGRRHVVKIVGEELFKGRAYAPLLEKQSKSGGRNNNGRITTRHVGGGHRHHYRLIDFKRTKDGVPATVERLEHDPNRSAHIALLKYADGERRYIIAPKGVSAGDVLESGVNAPIKKGNALPLRNIPLGSTVHGIELKPGKGAQIARSAGTSAQLVAREGNYATLRLRSGEMRKVLAECRATLGEVSNSEHSLRQLGKAGAKRWRGVRPTVRGVAMNPVDHPHGGGEGRTSGGRNPVTPWGVPTKGYKTRKNKRTDKLIIRRRNKTR from the coding sequence ATGGCAATCGTCAAGACCAAACCCACATCCGCCGGTCGTCGCCACGTCGTTAAGATCGTTGGTGAGGAACTGTTCAAAGGCCGTGCTTATGCACCGCTTTTGGAAAAGCAGTCCAAGTCCGGTGGCCGTAATAATAACGGTCGCATCACCACCCGCCACGTGGGCGGTGGTCACCGTCATCACTATCGGTTGATCGACTTCAAACGCACCAAAGATGGCGTTCCTGCCACTGTTGAGCGTCTGGAGCACGATCCGAACCGCAGTGCGCACATTGCACTGTTGAAGTACGCCGATGGCGAGCGTCGTTACATCATCGCACCGAAAGGTGTCAGCGCGGGTGACGTGCTGGAATCTGGTGTTAACGCGCCCATTAAAAAAGGCAATGCATTGCCGCTGCGTAACATCCCGCTTGGCTCTACCGTTCACGGTATCGAACTGAAGCCGGGTAAAGGCGCGCAGATTGCACGCAGTGCCGGTACAAGCGCCCAGCTGGTTGCTCGTGAAGGTAACTACGCCACACTACGTCTTCGCTCTGGTGAAATGCGTAAAGTGTTGGCTGAGTGCCGCGCGACCTTGGGTGAGGTGAGCAACTCTGAGCACAGCCTGCGTCAACTTGGCAAGGCCGGTGCGAAGCGCTGGAGAGGCGTGCGTCCGACTGTTCGCGGTGTCGCGATGAACCCAGTCGATCACCCGCACGGTGGTGGTGAAGGCCGCACCAGTGGTGGTCGTAACCCGGTTACCCCATGGGGTGTGCCGACTAAGGGTTATAAGACGCGTAAGAACAAGCGCACCGACAAGCTGATTATTCGTCGTCGTAATAAGACGCGTTAA
- the rplW gene encoding 50S ribosomal protein L23, protein MNQERVFKVLLGPHVTEKAAMAAERNQYVFKVASDATKPEIKKAVEALFGKKVGGVQVLNVKGKTKRTAHGVGLRKGYRKAYVTLAAGETLEDFSGAE, encoded by the coding sequence ATGAACCAGGAACGCGTATTCAAGGTTCTGCTTGGACCGCACGTGACCGAAAAGGCCGCGATGGCAGCAGAGCGTAACCAGTACGTTTTCAAGGTGGCATCTGATGCTACCAAGCCCGAGATCAAGAAGGCCGTTGAAGCACTCTTCGGCAAGAAGGTCGGTGGCGTTCAAGTGTTGAACGTCAAGGGTAAAACCAAGCGTACTGCTCACGGCGTTGGCCTGCGTAAGGGTTACCGCAAAGCGTATGTGACCCTGGCTGCGGGTGAAACGCTCGAAGACTTCTCTGGCGCCGAATAA
- the rplD gene encoding 50S ribosomal protein L4: protein MNLNLAAGTGTVEVADATFGKEFNEALVHQVVTAYLAGGRQGTRAQKNRSDVRGGGKKPWRQKGTGRARAGTIRSPLWRSGGVTFAARPQDHSQKVNRKMYRAAMRSILSELIRQERLVAVEEFSVEAPKTKQVAAKLKELNLEKVLIVTEDMDEKLYLAARNLPHVDVVDVAAADPVSLVAFDKVLVTVSALRKFEEKLA from the coding sequence ATGAATCTGAATCTTGCTGCAGGCACGGGTACCGTTGAAGTAGCCGACGCCACTTTTGGCAAAGAATTCAACGAAGCGCTGGTTCACCAGGTTGTCACTGCCTATTTGGCCGGTGGTCGTCAAGGTACTCGCGCTCAAAAGAACCGTTCCGACGTACGTGGTGGTGGTAAAAAGCCATGGCGTCAGAAGGGCACCGGTCGTGCACGTGCCGGTACCATTCGCTCCCCGCTATGGCGCAGCGGCGGTGTCACTTTCGCAGCGCGTCCTCAGGACCACTCGCAGAAAGTTAACCGCAAAATGTACCGCGCGGCGATGCGTTCCATCCTGTCCGAACTGATTCGTCAAGAGCGTTTAGTCGCTGTTGAAGAGTTCAGCGTAGAAGCGCCGAAGACCAAGCAGGTCGCTGCCAAGCTGAAAGAGCTCAACCTTGAGAAAGTGTTGATCGTCACTGAAGACATGGACGAAAAGCTCTATTTGGCCGCACGCAACCTTCCCCACGTTGACGTGGTGGATGTCGCGGCAGCTGATCCGGTAAGCCTGGTAGCCTTTGATAAGGTCCTGGTTACCGTCTCCGCCCTGCGTAAATTCGAGGAGAAGCTGGCATGA
- the rplC gene encoding 50S ribosomal protein L3, which produces MTIGLVGKKAGMTRVFTEDGASVPVTVIEVDPNRVTRVKTLESDGYAAVQVTTGSRKAKHLTKAQAGQFAKAGVEAGRSLMEFRLAEGEEAPEVGGELTVSLFEAGQMIDVTGTSKGKGFQGAVKRWNFRTQDMTHGNSLSHRAPGSIGMCQTPGRVFKGKKMAGQMGNARCTVQSLEIVRVDAERNLLLIKGAVPGATGSDVIVRSAVKAG; this is translated from the coding sequence ATGACTATCGGTTTAGTCGGTAAAAAGGCCGGGATGACCCGTGTCTTTACCGAAGACGGCGCTTCTGTGCCCGTGACCGTTATTGAAGTTGATCCTAACCGTGTAACGCGCGTTAAGACCCTTGAGTCTGACGGTTATGCAGCGGTTCAGGTGACGACAGGTTCTCGTAAAGCCAAGCACCTCACCAAAGCGCAAGCGGGTCAGTTTGCCAAGGCGGGTGTTGAGGCTGGTCGTTCACTGATGGAATTTCGTCTTGCAGAAGGCGAAGAAGCTCCTGAAGTGGGTGGCGAACTCACCGTATCCCTCTTCGAAGCTGGTCAAATGATCGACGTGACCGGCACCTCTAAGGGTAAAGGCTTCCAGGGTGCTGTTAAGCGCTGGAACTTCCGTACCCAAGACATGACGCATGGTAATTCCTTGTCGCACCGCGCGCCGGGTTCTATCGGCATGTGTCAGACACCGGGTCGCGTATTTAAAGGCAAAAAGATGGCCGGTCAGATGGGTAACGCCCGCTGCACCGTACAGAGCCTTGAGATCGTCCGTGTCGACGCCGAGCGTAACCTGCTGCTGATCAAAGGTGCTGTTCCGGGCGCGACCGGTAGCGATGTTATCGTTCGCAGCGCCGTGAAAGCTGGCTGA